NNNNNNNNNNNNNNNNNNNNNNNNNNNNNNNNNNNNNNNNNNNNNNNNNNNNNNNNNNNNNNNNNNNNNNNNNNNNNNNNNNNNNNNNNNNNNNNNNNNNNNNNNNNNNNNNNNNNNNNNNNNNNNNNNNNNNNNNNNNNNNNNNNNNNNNNNNNGCCCTGAAGGACGTGCCTCGCAGCGCCTACTACATCGGCACCAAGGTCGGCCGCTACGAGCCCTGCGTGGAGCGCATGTTCGACTTCTCGGGCGATCGCGTTGCCCGCAGCGTCGACCACAGCCTGGAGCTCCTCGGCCTCGACTACGTTGACGTCATCCAGGTCTTTGGTCAATCGATCGTCTTCTGAAGTGAGGATAATTGATGAATAACCAGAGGTGTTCCGTCGCTTTTGGTAACGGTCTCAGTGCACTCGCGTAACATTTACCTTTGCAGGTTCATGATCTTGAGTTTGCCGAGAGTGTGGACTTGATAGTGAATGAAACCCTGCCGGCGCTGCAGAAGGTCGTGGAACAAGGCAAAGCGAGGTGAATAACACatcgaagggggagagggggaggtgggggtgcgtTGGAGAGAATAGGGGGGTTAAGTTGATGCACTTGGAAGGAAGAAGTCAATTAAAGGGTATATGGAGAAGCCAGCAGATGAAACGGACTAGTGACTGAACAGCGAATGAGCACCTTCCCCATCTTGCAGGCATATCGGAATCACAGGCTATCCTCTGAGCCTActgaaggaggtggtggagagatCCAGCGTTAAGATCGAGGTAGTGCTGTCTTACGCGCGCAACACGCTCATCGATGACGTCTTGAAGGAGTATCTACCCTTCTTCCAGGTACCGTGCGTAGATTTTAGTTCATATATCTCTCAGTATACAAATCCACTGCCACATTATTAACAGATCTTTGTTTCCTTcattaaaacacaaacactcgTCAACTTTGACCCTCAGTCCCGGAACATCGGAGTAATCAGCGCATGCGCAGTGGCGATGGGTCTCCTGTGCGAGGGCGAGCCTCCTGAATGGCACCCCGCCCAGCAGGAGATCAAGGACGCTTCGAAACTCGCCGCCAAATTCTGCAAGGTAACTGTTACGGAGAagggtttatttatctattattctcttAGGGATATGCAATCGCTTTGGGATTGCTTCGGTATATATTCAGCTATTCGTAGTATATTTTCCGATGACGCTTCATTCCCGATTCCTCCCCAGGACGCGGGCAGCGACTTGGCTCGTCTGGCCGTGCAGTTCTCGGCCAGCACGGAGGGCGTGGCCACACACCTCATGGGCTGCAACGACAGTCGCATCTTCAGACGCAATCTGGAGGCCATCCTCACTCCTCCTACAGCTCATGAGATCGCACTCTCTCAACAAGTGCGAGAAAAGTAAGANNNNNNNNNNNNNNNNNNNNNNNNNNNNNNNNNNNNNNNNNNNNNNNNNNNNNTACAAGGATCGCTTTTGGTCATGTTCTGAGTCGTTACTGAAATAGCCATCAGTTACANNNNNNNNNNNNNNNNNNNNNNNNNNNNNNNNNNNNNNNNNNNNNNNNNNNNNNNNNNNNNNNNNNNNNNNNNNNNNNNNNNNNNNNNNNNNNNNNNNNNNNNNNNNNNNNNNNNNNNNNNNNNNNNNNNNNNNNNNNNNNNNNNNNNNNNNNNNNNNNNNNNNNNNNNNNNNNNNNNNNNNNNNNNNNNNNNNNNNNNNNNNNNNNNNNNNNNNNNNNNNNNNNNNNNNNNNNNNNNNNNNNNNNNNNNNNNNNNNNNNNNNNNNNNNNNNNNNNNNNNNNNNNNNNNNNNNNNNNNNNNNNNNNNNNGATACACTACTACCGAATACTGTGGCAGCGAGGGGTCGAATAAACCTACTTACGCACTAATACCACATACCGTCTGTTATGTTTCTTATAGAATTTGTCATAACGGTATAGATAGCGATTGACTTCATTTCAAGAATGATTTTCTCTATAGTGTACTTCTTCTAGAAA
This region of Penaeus monodon isolate SGIC_2016 chromosome 27, NSTDA_Pmon_1, whole genome shotgun sequence genomic DNA includes:
- the LOC119590709 gene encoding L-galactose dehydrogenase-like, which encodes MDQPTFVEGFHDPESVKKMTYHPLGNTGMQVSRLSLGGGPIGGLYGNTLETECVNMIHSALKSGVNYIDTAPWYGNGRSEEVLGKALKDVPRSAYYIGTKVGRYEPCVERMFDFSGDRVARSVDHSLELLGLDYVDVIQVHDLEFAESVDLIVNETLPALQKVVEQGKARHIGITGYPLSLLKEVVERSSVKIEVVLSYARNTLIDDVLKEYLPFFQSRNIGVISACAVAMGLLCEGEPPEWHPAQQEIKDASKLAAKFCKDAGSDLARLAVQFSASTEGVATHLMGCNDSRIFRRNLEAILTPPTAHEIALSQQVREKFFQTLSRREWEGASVAEYWEELKKLQTGKS